The genome window CAGGGCCCAGCAGGCCTGCCCATTTTGCAGCAGGGTATATCCTCGAGGAGCTTCTTTGAGGGACCATGTCAAGTACTGTCCAGACAGGGAGGGGGGGCACATGGTCTGCCCGCTCTGTGGATACACTGCTACCCTTAGGCTGGAGATGGAGCGGCACCTAGCACTTCACAACCCAGTGCAGGACAAAGTGAGCAGACACAAAAAGAAACTCAAAGCTAAATTTCTTTCAAAATCGCAACGACTTATTCAAAAATGATTTATTAACATTTATGTAGCGTTATAAGGTGATTATTTGCAACTGTGTATCCACAGAAGTGGCAACCTTACGTCTTCACATCCTAAAAAAAGCCGAGTATCTGTGCTGTAGTTTAAAACTGATTACAATGTTCTGTCGCCCTAGAGTGCCATGACATTGGACCAAGGCATGGAGACCAGGAAGTTCAAATGTCTGCAGTGTGGGAAAGCATTCAAGTACAAACACCACCTCAAAGAGCATCTCCGCATCCACAGCGGTGAGACAAAATAACATCAAAACAGTTGTACTCACCCATCAATTTGCTATTGTTTCCACTCTATCGCTAACCCTTACTTATTTTGCAAGTTATATGGTATAAAATTATACCCAAATTGATGTGTTGACAGGAAACGAGTATAATTCATCACAGGACAAGAGACttgtgaaaaatgtgaaaagatCACACCCACgcagaaaggttttttttttttcttcaatttgCTCTGTGGCATCCTGACTCTAATGCCTCCACTTTGTGTCTCATCTTGTAGGAGAGAAACCTTACGAGTGCTCCAACTGCAAAAAACGCTTCTCTCACTCTGGCTCCTACAGCTCCCATTTaagcagtaaaaagtgccttAGTGGTGGCGGGCATGGAGGAGGAAACCCAGGAGGAGCCAGCGGGGTGTTTAATGGACACAGCCAAAGCTCCTACCCCCACTCATTTCCAACATCTCCCTCTGCTGGTGGGGGTAGAAGTAGTAATGAAAAGGGCTCGGTGCTAGTTTTGCAGAACCAAGATAATACCAGGCCTCTGGGTCAAGTACCGGTGGATCCCCTTCAGCTTTCACTGCAGGATCTCAATCAAAACACCGCAAGCTTGTCCAGTGCGTCAGACCTGGCGAGGATTTGGGACCCATCAGAGCTTTCTTTGAGGGCCAGTATGCTCAAAGGGACCAGTCTACTGCCTTATCTCCACTCCGGGGGGACCAAATTTGAGCATATGCTGCAGGAGATGTTTCAACGAGAcgtaaaaaaagatgaagatctTGTCagagaaggaggagatgaagaggAAAGAAGAGCACATCAAAACGGAGGATCGCATGAGAGAAAGGTTTCACCTGACAGGAGAAGAGACACGCTATCGGTCGAACCAGAGAGGGGTGTTCTTGGGATAATGTGTCGTTGGTGCTCGCAGCATTTCTCCAGTGTGGCTGCACTTCTGCATCATGAGCGCCACCTCTGTCAGCTCAACAGAGAAGCAGCGGAGGTACCCGAGGGTTTTCGCAGTAAAGCCCCGTCATCACCGTCTATATTCTTTCCAAGATCTGTCCTCCAACCAGAAAACAGCAAATTAAGTGTAGTGACAAATGGTCTTTCTGGAAATAAGTCGCCATCGCAGAAGCACAACTGGCACGCCGTACCACAACACCTTTTGGTTGCAATGCACTCGCCCCCACAGCTCCACCATAACGCCCTGTCTTCGCGATTGCACTGGCCGAGCCAGGAAAAGGGCAGCCCAAGTGAGCTGACACACCGTTCCCCAGAGCTGTCATCACCTCGAGGCAGGAAACGAGCTCTGTCCTCGGGATTCACTTCTCCGGTTTGCCTTGACCTCACAAGTTGTTCTCCTGAACTGTCCTCACCCCAGAAAGAAACCAGCAACCCCTGGTCTGCACAGAACGAACCTCTGGACCTCTCCCTGCCCAAGCAGCTTTCTGACCAGAGCAGTAGGAACAAAACTGTTAATGGCAGCTCaggcagaggagagaggagggagcTCGGGACCCAGCAGCTTGGTAGACCAAGTCCGACTTCACACCTCCCCCTGCATTCGCATCCGGTCTTCAGTGTGGCCGGAGCTCCTGTGTTTCCAGGTTCCTTGTACAATGGGTTTCCAATGTTCAGCCAGGCTGGTGTGGGGCTTTCAGGGCATGAAGGCATCACATCAATTCCATTCAACCAGACGGCCAACACCCCGGGGTTTCTCTCTCCTTTAGCCTACATGATGGAGGCAGATGCAGAGGCTACACTGAAAAAGATTTATCAGGAGAGACAAGGTTTAATGGTGAGCCCAGTGTTTGTGGGGTGTGTAACGTATACTTGTGGAAGATGttatataaataacaaaaacgAAACATGAGCAATACTTAGATGATCTCATGTTATAAAACGCTGAATTGGCGGTCAGATCAGCAACAGTTGAGCAGATATTAAACTCCTACTACATTCATGAATCACACTACATATGTCTTTGAACTCAGGGTTTATTTTTGTGTCAAGCACACACCTGTAAAGTTTTTGACTCCATCTGGTATGATTGTTACACTATAGTGTACGCGAAGCATTTccacagaaaaacagacacacaaacatccgtctcaaaaatgcctttgTGGTTGTGACTACCGCTGTATCTTGGGGAGATGAAAAAAATTACCAAGTGAACTTTCCCCAGTAGTACATATATGCATAACTGCTATCATTTTCCTGCAGGGCGAGGCATTGAACCGTGGTGCTCTGGACTATCTCTCACTCATCGACGAAGGGTTCGATGGAGAAGGAGGGCCGGGAAGAAAGAGACTGAAGAAGACAGACGAGGGGCTTTACGCTTGTGATATTTGTGAAAAAACTTTCCAAAAGAGCAGCTCATTGCTTCGCCACAAATATGAGCACACAGGTCTGTGACTCACGCATGGCCTGCTCTTGTTATGTGATATTTCCTGTAATATATACGTACCGCTTATTGGTGCtatctcttaaaaaaaaattcaaaaaaataGTCTGAAATTATTCAAAAGATGCTTATTAGCTTTCTGGCTGACGTTTAACACAACTCTCATGTCTTTAAGGTGCATATGGGGCTAAGGCCAACAGCTGTTGACATGATAGAAATGGTGCAGTGGCACAGCTAACATGACTGTCCAGAAACCTGCTAATACCTCTAAATTTCACAAATTGAAACGTTTGAATCTCAGGAAGAAGCATTGTGGTTTTTTTAGGGTTATGTGTCAGACTATTTCtcacaggaaagaaaaaacatagcATGTAGAGCGATAAATCAGAAATTGTTACCTTTACACAGAGCCAGGCAAACAGTTTTCCTGTTTCCAGTCTTGATGCAAATGTACACAACTGCTTCTCTAGCTTTACATAGCTTTCTTAGTTCTTCATCACAAACGTCAACTGTTTTTTACACTTATGTCAGACACAAACTCAGTAATAGAAACGGTTTGTGTGTTCATTGCAGGCAAACGTCCTCACGAGTGTAAGATCTGCAACAAGGCCTTCAAGCATAAGCACCATCTGATTGAACACAGCCGACTGCACTCCGGAGAGAAACCCTACCAATGTGACAAGTGTGGCAAACGCTTCTCCCACTCTGGCTCTTACTCCCAGCACATGAACCACCGTTACGCATACTGCAGCAAAGACCAGGATCCAGACCAAGACCAAGATGACATGCCTCTCACACCGGGAGCGGGCAACAGTCTTGTGGGACGCCTCTCTGAAGACGCCCCTCTGTCACTGGATGAAACCCAAACTCCACACTCTTTTCTCAGTGATTCCAGTCTGGATGGAGCGCCGGATGCTctcaaagaggaggaggaggaggaggaagaaggggaAGAAAGAGTTTGCGATGACCGTAAAGAAGAGGCAGATGTGAATTTGCCAGACCCAGCAGAGGAGCTGGGAGGTAACCCCATACAAGAATCACCTGCAGGTGAGAATGGAGTTCAGAGTGAGAGAAATAGATATGACATGCAAGATCATATTGACAATACAGAGAGCCAAACTTGGGACAGAGACACCGAGGACCGGAATGGAGACTTGGACAAATGTGAACTGAGTTTGGATTTAACAGAGTTACCCAGAATTAAAACTTAAGGTGACTTTAACCAGCCATTAAAACCCATTTACTATTaagacttgttttttttcttacgtaTGTAATAAAGACTGATTTTTGTTATTTACTTATCTTACAAAATGCACAGAACTGTCAAAGGATGTATGGCCTTATAGAGGACAAAGCCATCAATCAAATGTATGTGAGAATACGAGTTTCAAAGCGTTATCCTGTAAAATAGACTTGATGTATCTATAATATttgccttttttcctttttgttgtcTTTCAGAACCTCTAAAAAAATGGGTTGACTAGTCTGAGGTCATGTCACATATCCAGATATGATGTTGTCTATTTTACATGCTTGCTGCTGCTGACTgttgcacaacaaaaacaacaaaaaaaaaagcatttgtttGTCCTTCTAAATCCAGGATTCAGCtgacttttttttgtactttatttgTTTGCGTGTAGATTCACACCAATGAGTGGCCTTAGAAGCTTAAAGGAAGCAGGATGGAAAGACATCTGGTCTTAATTTAATGTGGCATCAAGGCCAGAAGTTAAAGGCTACAAGCAGATTTGCCACGATGTCTAGTTAGCATATTTATTCTCAAGTGCAAATAACTTTCAGTTTCTACTATCCTTTTATTTGATGCAAATCTTTACCTCTGTTTTAAGAATTAGCAACAACTGCAACATGTTTTCAGCTGAGATGCACATGCAGTTAGTCCTTTGTCCCAAAGCCGGCGATTGCTTGAGTATGTATAGTACAGGTTATATTGTAGGGCTCTTGACATTTATGCTGTGAAATTATAAGGTTTCAGGTTAACTATGCTGTTCTGTGGCTTTAACTAATCACCAAGAGTAAGAAGGGGGAAAAGGGGAAGGCAGAAGTGGGaggtagttatttattttttaaaaaaaccaaaagcatCGGACTGCACCTTTAAAAGTGTATACCTTGCTTGAGGACAGTCATTTCTACATTTCTGCATGAGAGGTTAAAGGGGGCAAAGATGAAGTCAGCCTTTGGGGTTTTTCCCAAGAGCAAGCAAATACAATTTGCACTGTCGCACTGTACATGTAATAATTACAAAGAGTGGCTTGATTTCCTTCAGTGCTGAAATGTCGGGCATTTCTCGTAAAAATTTTCATGTGCTTCAGCATGTTTTCACACcttctgaataataataatgtgtcgCACTTTGTGGCTGTTTGTTGAGGTGTGGCAAGAGGGTCAAGACTCAGGACACATACATGAGCTTTTAACTTCCTCTTTCTGACTGCAGTGTAGTCAACGTGAAAAGTGCCTCAGATGTACTCTGACACTGTGAGTAATCCGACAAAGCCTTGCTACGATGAGATAAGACGGTGGTGCATGAGGTGTGACTAAGCTTGCAGCATTCATGCATACCTTGGGCCAAAGATGCTTTTTTTGGTCATaatacatttgtgtgtgtgtgtgtgcatgtgtgtgtgtgtgtatatgtggcACGCCAAGTGCCACCCCCCTCTTGTATAGTTCCTTACCTGATATTTTTGCTCCAAAAAGGTGAgcgaaaaaaaaagttttactttcCCTCAGTGTCTGCACACTTTTTCATTATATCAAgtactgtttattttttcctaGCACTCATGCAATATTTGTAttatcttttatatatatatattttttgcatgtttgtggATATTTGTAATAAAACTGTACAGACGTTTTTCAGCAGAACCTCTCATTTCCTTGATTTTTTGAATTAAACCTCACGATGTGGCCCCAAAATGGGCTGGTTTCTTT of Maylandia zebra isolate NMK-2024a linkage group LG5, Mzebra_GT3a, whole genome shotgun sequence contains these proteins:
- the LOC101473210 gene encoding zinc finger E-box-binding homeobox 2 isoform X1; the protein is MTEESRGKRRKQANPRRNRVDADQVSLLGSEGEDEVGLWSLEPQDCQESLDKTSLTPSEGTEEPGSPAQSTRLHSLSPGSRNCWGQVESETKATEDASFMSTEREGDQDPLRMYCKSSDSQNALEDLSQYEILAQLRKASTSASFLDHLNHNGTAAVYRPSRGHDDLPPAIWSPGAQHCSPEGPADVGRAQQACPFCSRVYPRGASLRDHVKYCPDREGGHMVCPLCGYTATLRLEMERHLALHNPVQDKSAMTLDQGMETRKFKCLQCGKAFKYKHHLKEHLRIHSGEKPYECSNCKKRFSHSGSYSSHLSSKKCLSGGGHGGGNPGGASGVFNGHSQSSYPHSFPTSPSAGGGRSSNEKGSVLVLQNQDNTRPLGQVPVDPLQLSLQDLNQNTASLSSASDLARIWDPSELSLRASMLKGTSLLPYLHSGGTKFEHMLQEMFQRDVKKDEDLVREGGDEEERRAHQNGGSHERKVSPDRRRDTLSVEPERGVLGIMCRWCSQHFSSVAALLHHERHLCQLNREAAEVPEGFRSKAPSSPSIFFPRSVLQPENSKLSVVTNGLSGNKSPSQKHNWHAVPQHLLVAMHSPPQLHHNALSSRLHWPSQEKGSPSELTHRSPELSSPRGRKRALSSGFTSPVCLDLTSCSPELSSPQKETSNPWSAQNEPLDLSLPKQLSDQSSRNKTVNGSSGRGERRELGTQQLGRPSPTSHLPLHSHPVFSVAGAPVFPGSLYNGFPMFSQAGVGLSGHEGITSIPFNQTANTPGFLSPLAYMMEADAEATLKKIYQERQGLMGEALNRGALDYLSLIDEGFDGEGGPGRKRLKKTDEGLYACDICEKTFQKSSSLLRHKYEHTGKRPHECKICNKAFKHKHHLIEHSRLHSGEKPYQCDKCGKRFSHSGSYSQHMNHRYAYCSKDQDPDQDQDDMPLTPGAGNSLVGRLSEDAPLSLDETQTPHSFLSDSSLDGAPDALKEEEEEEEEGEERVCDDRKEEADVNLPDPAEELGGNPIQESPAGENGVQSERNRYDMQDHIDNTESQTWDRDTEDRNGDLDKCELSLDLTELPRIKT
- the LOC101473210 gene encoding zinc finger E-box-binding homeobox 2 isoform X2, which gives rise to MTEESRGKRRKQANPRRNRVDADQVSLLGSEGEDEVGLWSLEPQDCQESLDKTSLTPSEGTEEPGSPAQSTRLHSLSPGSRNCWGQVESETKATEDASFMSTEREGDQDPLRMYCKSSDSQNALEDLSQYEILAQLRKASTSASFLDHLNHNGTAAVYRPSRGHDDLPPAIWSPGAQHCSPEGPDVGRAQQACPFCSRVYPRGASLRDHVKYCPDREGGHMVCPLCGYTATLRLEMERHLALHNPVQDKSAMTLDQGMETRKFKCLQCGKAFKYKHHLKEHLRIHSGEKPYECSNCKKRFSHSGSYSSHLSSKKCLSGGGHGGGNPGGASGVFNGHSQSSYPHSFPTSPSAGGGRSSNEKGSVLVLQNQDNTRPLGQVPVDPLQLSLQDLNQNTASLSSASDLARIWDPSELSLRASMLKGTSLLPYLHSGGTKFEHMLQEMFQRDVKKDEDLVREGGDEEERRAHQNGGSHERKVSPDRRRDTLSVEPERGVLGIMCRWCSQHFSSVAALLHHERHLCQLNREAAEVPEGFRSKAPSSPSIFFPRSVLQPENSKLSVVTNGLSGNKSPSQKHNWHAVPQHLLVAMHSPPQLHHNALSSRLHWPSQEKGSPSELTHRSPELSSPRGRKRALSSGFTSPVCLDLTSCSPELSSPQKETSNPWSAQNEPLDLSLPKQLSDQSSRNKTVNGSSGRGERRELGTQQLGRPSPTSHLPLHSHPVFSVAGAPVFPGSLYNGFPMFSQAGVGLSGHEGITSIPFNQTANTPGFLSPLAYMMEADAEATLKKIYQERQGLMGEALNRGALDYLSLIDEGFDGEGGPGRKRLKKTDEGLYACDICEKTFQKSSSLLRHKYEHTGKRPHECKICNKAFKHKHHLIEHSRLHSGEKPYQCDKCGKRFSHSGSYSQHMNHRYAYCSKDQDPDQDQDDMPLTPGAGNSLVGRLSEDAPLSLDETQTPHSFLSDSSLDGAPDALKEEEEEEEEGEERVCDDRKEEADVNLPDPAEELGGNPIQESPAGENGVQSERNRYDMQDHIDNTESQTWDRDTEDRNGDLDKCELSLDLTELPRIKT